GAGTCGTACGAGCACCTCGGCGACGTCGAGATGTGGGTCCACGATCTCGACCGCCGCTGGGGAGAGGAAGAGGCTCGCCAGCGGGTGTTCGTGACCCCCGAGCAGTCGTGGTTCACGGTGACCCAGGGCACAAGCGCTCCACCGCAGCTCGCCTGGGAGTTTCTCACCGCCCCTGGCCGGCGGCCTTCCTGGCAGATTGGCACCGACGAGGTCGTCACCGATAGCCCGGGCGGCCGACGGACGGTCGGCGCCACCAACCACTGTCGTCATGGCGCTGACGGCGGCGTCGTCGAAGAGATCCTTGACTGGCGTCCGTACGACTACCTGACAGATCGCGGGACACACATCACGCCCGTCGGACCCATCAAGATGCTTGAGACGATCGAACTTGAGCCAACCGCCACCGGGACCATCGTCCACTTCCGATACGCACCGCCGAAGAGCGCCAAGCACCAGGCCGTAATGCAAGGCCTCGAACCGGGATTCCGGGAACTCTTCGACGGACGGATGGCCGCCCTGACCGCCCAGATTGAGGCAGAAATGGCGGCCCGGCTAGCCGACCAGTCCACAGAGCCCGAACTGCCAGTGATCAGGCCCGGTGGTCCTCTTTCTGGCATTGCTCCAGACTGACAGGATGGCGAATGACTGTCGCTGCCCCGGGTGTACTCGAGGGAAGAGCGGCCCAGCCGCCAGTCCTGGTGCGTCCAGAACGATCAATGGACAGGTCCACGGGCGACCGTTTCCCGTTCGGGCGATGGACCGCTGTCGCTCATCGCTGAGTATCGATATGGTCGTTCGAGTTGAAGATGGCGATCTCAGCGTACGGGTTGTCCACACACGCCAGGGCTAGCTCGACTCCCTCCGCAACAGTGAACTCGCTCAGGTTCGGTTCGCTGTGGTATCCGCCTGCGCCATGGACCTCATCTCCTTCGTAGACAAGAGTTCCGTCAGAGAGCTCGATCGCTGATTCGTTGTGATTCCACGACGTTCCATGCGGCCAGATGACCGGAGACCGACCGTCACTCCCGGGTATTTGCAGGTATAGGCAATCCGATTCAATGACGACCACCCCGAACACTCCAGCGTCGGTGCCACCATTGCGCCGATTACCCTCGATCACCGGCCCGTGAACTGCCTCCGAGCATCCTGTGGTCGAAAGCATGGCCAGCAAGGCGACAACTCTCAGGGTTACCTGCCTTTGCACGGTCAGCTCCTCCTTGATGATCTCTATCACACTACGACCGTTATCGGCTGCGGTCCTTCCGTGCTGCGCCCGGCGTTGGCGTCCTCGTTCACTATGACCGAACCTTCCAGAGATCGAACCGACTCGCCCGAATCGGTGAGAATGGGGCCATGACGTCACGAGCGCATCCGTTCCGGTTCTATGACAATCGCGAGAAGTACCTGTTGTTCGTCACGACGACGAACGAGAAGGACAAGATCGCCCAGCGAGTCGGGCGCGAACTCGAACTACTTTCACCGTCGCCGCCGGCGATGCGTGTGTTTGATGCTGGGATGGGCGATGCGACTGTGCTGCATCAAGTCCTGGAGGAAATGCATCATCGGTACCCGACCATCCCGTTCGTCGTGGTTGGCAAAGAAATCAGCATGGAGGACACCCGCCTCAGCCTGATGAAACTACACACCCGATTCGCCGAGCACCCGGAAACGGTCGTGATCGTCACGAACATGTACTACCGCGAAGCTCCATGGTTGAGGCCACAATCGGGGCGCGAAGTCAAGTGGCGCGACGTTCCGTTGAAGGGAACGACCGCCCATGAGTTCGGGCGCCAACTGCGGGACCTCGGCGACCTGGTCGCCGACGGATGGCAAACCGAGTTATCGCCGACCACCGGAAACCCGCTCTACGTGGATCCGACGGTGCTTGTGCTCTATCGACAGGACCACGCCTTCGCCCTCGAACACCTCATTCCGAAGGGCGGCACTCTCGACGGCCAATACGACCTCGTCATCGCCGCTCAGCCATATCGGAGCCGGGCGAGCGCAGCGTTCAAAGTTGACAAGGTGCTCGGACCGCTGGCTGAATCGTTGGCGCCAGGGGGCCGGATGGTGGTGGTCCAAGCGACCGGTCGCGACCCGGGCATGGACATCATCCGGTCGATCTGGCCAGGCGAAGAGCCGTTCACGAGTCCCCGTGAGGCCATCATCG
The Acidimicrobiia bacterium genome window above contains:
- a CDS encoding DUF2652 domain-containing protein produces the protein MPPHRRHFRLHEVSCGVELDHAQDILADLIGTIVTALRPTFRLAKLEGDAAFVFAPDGNLDGSLLLDTIERCYFGFRRRRRDVTQATSCPCNACVRIPDLNLKFVVHHGEALRQKIAGREELLGPDVIVVHRLLKNEVVERLGISAYALVTRACADQMGLYPEALGMSPFVESYEHLGDVEMWVHDLDRRWGEEEARQRVFVTPEQSWFTVTQGTSAPPQLAWEFLTAPGRRPSWQIGTDEVVTDSPGGRRTVGATNHCRHGADGGVVEEILDWRPYDYLTDRGTHITPVGPIKMLETIELEPTATGTIVHFRYAPPKSAKHQAVMQGLEPGFRELFDGRMAALTAQIEAEMAARLADQSTEPELPVIRPGGPLSGIAPD